Proteins from one Hydrogenivirga caldilitoris genomic window:
- a CDS encoding DUF4911 domain-containing protein produces the protein MSGRKKEVKARILTVRVPINEVGFLNSLVDGLDRVALTRTRKKGEGIVDIIASPDRFEELKDIVEGFKRHIRGLEVIGEANFDELDF, from the coding sequence ATGAGCGGAAGGAAAAAGGAAGTTAAAGCACGCATACTGACCGTCAGAGTTCCCATAAATGAGGTAGGTTTCCTGAACTCCCTTGTGGACGGGCTTGACAGAGTTGCCCTGACAAGAACACGCAAGAAGGGAGAGGGTATAGTGGATATAATAGCTTCTCCGGACAGATTTGAGGAGTTAAAGGACATCGTAGAAGGCTTCAAGAGGCATATAAGAGGGCTTGAAGTTATTGGAGAAGCAAATTTTGATGAACTTGATTTTTAA
- the dnaX gene encoding DNA polymerase III subunit gamma/tau, translated as MYVPFARKYRPKFFREVIGQEVPVKVLKNAVRSKRISHAYLFAGPRGVGKTTIARILAKSLNCINPQDGEPCGTCENCIEIDRGNFPDLIEMDAASNRGIDDIRAIREAVSYTPIKGKFKVYIIDEAHMLTKEAFNALLKTLEEPPPRTVFILCTTEYEKIIPTILSRCQRIIFGRVSEEKVVEYLKNICEQENLKYTEEALRSIAQASEGCMRDAASLLDQASVFGEGNVTQEVIEDFLGILSGDKVKSFMKLLLNSEVQQAIRELNELYTRGYNLSKFWDNLEEEIRKALLIKSLEDPSGLVENPESYEEFKEFPLESLLYLENIVNRGKFEARSRPAIKAYELAVIKSSLIKDIVPISEALSTGRVVPEQSPEPKEESLEDRIRKLLSPVAFKALKGSKRSRINGKEVFQIDEETYKAFRTEFDNLRKNVPEIEFDILKKKEETRNTTSLF; from the coding sequence ATGTACGTTCCCTTTGCTAGGAAATACAGACCAAAGTTTTTTAGAGAGGTAATAGGTCAGGAAGTTCCGGTAAAAGTCCTGAAGAATGCGGTCAGGAGCAAAAGGATATCTCACGCATATCTGTTTGCCGGTCCAAGGGGGGTGGGTAAGACCACAATAGCAAGGATACTGGCAAAATCTCTCAACTGTATCAATCCTCAGGATGGAGAACCCTGTGGCACCTGTGAAAACTGTATTGAAATAGACAGGGGTAACTTTCCAGACCTGATAGAGATGGACGCTGCCTCTAACCGAGGTATAGATGACATAAGAGCGATAAGGGAGGCTGTATCCTACACACCCATAAAGGGGAAGTTCAAGGTTTACATAATTGATGAAGCTCATATGCTTACAAAAGAAGCCTTTAATGCACTCCTGAAGACTTTGGAAGAACCACCTCCGAGGACTGTCTTTATCCTCTGTACGACCGAGTATGAGAAGATAATACCGACGATACTTTCCCGATGCCAGAGGATAATCTTCGGGAGGGTAAGTGAAGAAAAAGTGGTTGAGTACTTGAAGAATATATGTGAGCAGGAGAACCTGAAATATACGGAGGAGGCTCTCAGGTCAATAGCCCAAGCCTCTGAGGGTTGTATGAGAGATGCTGCATCTTTGCTTGACCAGGCGAGTGTTTTCGGGGAAGGCAACGTAACCCAGGAGGTCATTGAAGATTTCCTAGGTATTCTGAGCGGCGACAAGGTCAAGAGCTTTATGAAGCTTTTACTAAATTCAGAAGTTCAGCAGGCGATAAGAGAGTTGAACGAACTTTACACAAGAGGGTACAACCTCTCCAAGTTCTGGGACAACCTTGAGGAAGAAATTAGAAAAGCCCTGCTAATCAAAAGCCTTGAAGACCCCTCAGGTCTGGTGGAAAACCCTGAAAGCTATGAAGAGTTCAAGGAATTCCCCCTTGAGAGTCTCCTATACCTTGAAAACATAGTAAATAGGGGAAAGTTTGAGGCAAGGAGCAGACCTGCAATAAAAGCTTATGAACTTGCAGTGATAAAGAGCTCTCTCATAAAGGATATAGTTCCTATATCGGAGGCATTGTCCACAGGTAGGGTTGTGCCTGAACAGTCCCCAGAGCCAAAAGAGGAAAGCCTTGAAGATAGGATCAGAAAGCTCCTTTCCCCTGTTGCTTTTAAAGCCTTGAAGGGTTCCAAGAGGTCTCGGATTAACGGTAAAGAGGTTTTCCAGATTGATGAGGAAACTTACAAAGCCTTCAGGACAGAATTTGACAACCTCAGGAAGAACGTCCCTGAGATTGAGTTTGATATACTGAAAAAAAAAGAGGAGACAAGGAATACGACGAGTCTGTTCTGA
- a CDS encoding YgaP family membrane protein, whose protein sequence is MDRMLRLTSGVMLLIVFFFGLAGSNVNLFWKVFVLFMALNQIQSAFTNWCPVVSLYRKFGVKECPC, encoded by the coding sequence ATGGACAGGATGCTTAGACTCACCTCAGGGGTTATGCTTTTGATTGTCTTTTTCTTCGGACTTGCAGGCAGTAACGTTAATCTTTTCTGGAAGGTTTTTGTCCTGTTTATGGCTCTAAACCAGATACAGTCAGCCTTTACTAACTGGTGCCCAGTAGTTTCCCTTTACAGGAAGTTCGGCGTGAAAGAATGTCCCTGCTGA